A stretch of Bos indicus x Bos taurus breed Angus x Brahman F1 hybrid chromosome 17, Bos_hybrid_MaternalHap_v2.0, whole genome shotgun sequence DNA encodes these proteins:
- the NEFH gene encoding neurofilament heavy polypeptide isoform X8 → MSFSGADALLGAFAPLHGGGSLHYALARKGGAGGARSAAGSSSGFHSWARTSVSSVSASPSRFRGAGTTSSTDSLDTLSNGPEGCVVVARSEKEQLQVLNDRFAGYIDKVRQLEAHNRSLEGEAAALRQQQAGRAAMGELYEREVREMRGAVLRLGAARGQLRLEQEHLLEDIAHVRQRLDDEARQREEAEAATRALARFAQEAEAARVELQKKAQALQEECGYLRRHHQEEVGELLGQIQSSSAAQTQAEARDALKCDVTSALREIRAQLEGHTVQSTLQSEEWFRVRLDRLSEAAKVNTDAMRSAQEEISEYRRQLQARTTELETLKSTKDSLERQRSELEDRHQADIASYQEAIQQLDAELRNTKWEMAAQLREYQDLLNVKMALDIEIAAYRKLLEGEECRIGFGPSPFLLPEGLPKIPSVSTHIKVKSEEKIKMVEKSEKETVIVEEQTEEVQVTEEVTEEEEKEAKEEEGEAVKSPPAEEAASPEKEEAKSPAEAKSPEKAKSPVKEEAKSPQKEEAKSPAEVKSPEKAKSPVEAKSPEKAKSPVKEEAKSPEKAKSPVEAKSPEKAKSPMKEEAKSPEKVKSPVEAKSPEKEEAKSPEKAKSPEKAKSPVKEEAKSPEKAKSPVEAKSPVKEEAKSPEKAKSPVEAKSPEKAKSPVKEEAKSPEKAKSPVKEEAKSPEKAKSPVKEEAKSPEKAKSPVKEEAKSPEKAKSPVKEEAKSPEKAKSPVEAKSPEKAKSPAKEEAKSPEKAKSPEKPKSPVKEEAKSPEKPKSPVKEEAKSPEKPKSPVKEEAKSPEKAKSPVKDEAKAPGKEVLKKEEAKSPVKEEEKPQEVRAKEPPKKAEEEKAPAIPKAEEKKDSKKDEVPKKEAPKPEEKKEPAVEKPKEPKAEAKKEEAEDKKKATTPEKEAPAKGKEEAKPKEKTEVAKKEPDDAKPKEPSKAAEKPKKEETPAAPEKKDAKEGKAAEAKKPEEKPKTEAQAKEPGKEASTPGKAKAEKSSSTDQKDSRPAEKAAEDKATKGEK, encoded by the exons ATGAGCTTCAGCGGCGCCGACGCGCTGCTGGGCGCCTTCGCGCCGCTCCACGGAGGCGGCAGCTTGCACTATGCACTGGCTCGCAAAGGCGGCGCCGGCGGAGCGCGCTCTGCAGCCGGCTCCTCCAGCGGATTCCACTCATGGGCGCGGACCTCCGTGAGCTCCGTGTCGGCCTCCCCGAGCCGCTTCCGAGGCGCCGGGACTACCTCCAGCACCGACTCGCTAGACACCCTGAGCAACGGACCGGAGGGCTGCGTGGTGGTGGCGCGCAGTGAGAAGGAGCAGCTGCAGGTGCTGAACGACCGCTTCGCGGGCTACATCGACAAGGTGCGGCAGCTCGAGGCGCATAACCGCAGCCTGGAGGGCGAGGCGGCGGCGCTGCGGCAGCAGCAGGCGGGCCGCGCAGCCATGGGCGAGCTGTACGAGCGCGAGGTGCGCGAGATGCGCGGCGCAGTGCTGCGCTTGGGCGCGGCTCGCGGCCAGCTGCGCCTGGAGCAGGAGCACCTGCTGGAGGACATCGCGCACGTGCGCCAGCGCCTGGACGACGAGGCCCGGCAGCGCGAGGAGGCCGAGGCAGCGACGCGCGCACTGGCCCGCTTTGCGCAGGAGGCCGAGGCGGCGCGCGTCGAGCTGCAGAAGAAGGCACAAGCCCTGCAGGAAGAGTGCGGCTACCTGCGGCGTCACCACCAGGAGGAGGTGGGCGAGCTGCTCGGCCAGATCCAGAGCAGCAGCGCCGCGCAGACGCAGGCCGAGGCGCGCGATGCCCTCAAGTGCGACGTGACGTCGGCCCTGCGCGAGATCCGCGCGCAGCTTGAAGGCCACACGGTGCAGAGCACGCTTCAGTCCGAGGAGTGGTTCCGAG TGAGGCTGGACCGACTGTCCGAGGCAGCCAAGGTGAACACAGACGCCATGCGCTCAGCACAGGAGGAGATATCTGAGTACCGGCGCCAGCTGCAGGCCAGGACCACAGAGCTGGAGACGCTCAAAAGCACCAAGGACTCACTGGAGAGGCAGCGCTCTGAGCTGGAGGACCGTCACCAGGCTGACATCGCATCCTACcag GAGGCCATCCAGCAGCTGGATGCAGAGCTGAGGAACACCAAGTGGGAGATGGCAGCCCAGCTCCGAGAGTACCAGGATCTACTCAATGTCAAGATGGCTCTGGACATTGAGATCGCTGCTTACAG AAAACTCCTGGAGGGTGAAGAATGTCGAATTGGCTTTGGCCCGAGTCCTTTCCTCCTTCCAGAAGGACTCCCCAAGATCCCCTCCGTGTCCACTCACATCAAAGTCAAAAGTGAAGAGAAGATCAAGATGGtagaaaagtcagagaaggaaactgtGATTGTGGAGGAACAGACAGAGGAGGTCCAAGTGACTGAAGAAGTGactgaagaagaagagaaagaggccaaagaggaggaaggagaagcagTAAAGTCTCCCCCAGCAGAAGAGGCTGCATCCCCAGAGAAGGAGGAGGCCAAGTCACCAGCCGAGGCCAAGTCCCCAGAGAAGGCCAAGTCCCCTGTGAAGGAGGAGGCCAAGTCCCCACAGAAGGAAGAGGCCAAGTCACCAGCTGAGGTGAAGTCCCCTGAGAAGGCCAAGTCCCCCGTGGAGGCCAAGTCCCCAGAGAAGGCCAAGTCCCCTGTGAAGGAAGAAGCCAAATCCCCAGAGAAGGCCAAGTCCCCAGTGGAGGCCAAGTCTCCAGAAAAGGCCAAGTCCCCCATGAAGGAAGAGGCCAAGTCCCCAGAGAAGGTCAAATCCCCAGTGGAGGCCAAATCCCCAGAGAAGGAGGAGGCCAAGTCCCCAGAGAAGGCCAAGTCCCCAGAGAAAGCCAAGTCCCCTGTGAAGGAAGAGGCCAAGTCCCCAGAGAAGGCCAAGTCCCCAGTGGAAGCCAAGTCCCCTGTGAAGGAGGAGGCCAAGTCCCCAGAGAAGGCCAAGTCTCCAGTGGAGGCCAAGTCGCCAGAGAAGGCCAAGTCTCCTGTGAAGGAGGAGGCCAAGTCCCCAGAGAAGGCCAAGTCTCCTGTGAAGGAGGAGGCCAAGTCCCCAGAGAAGGCCAAGTCTCCTGTGAAAGAGGAGGCCAAGTCCCCAGAGAAGGCCAAGTCTCCTGTGAAGGAGGAGGCCAAGTCGCCAGAGAAGGCCAAGTCTCCTGTGAAAGAGGAGGCCAAGTCCCCAGAGAAGGCCAAGTCCCCAGTAGAGGCCAAGTCCCCAGAGAAGGCCAAGTCTCCTGCGAAGGAGGAG GCCAAGTCCCCAGAGAAGGCCAAGtccccagagaagcccaaaagccCTGTGAAGGAGGAGGCCAAGtccccagagaagcccaaaagccCTGTGAAGGAGGAGGCCAAGtccccagagaagcccaaaagccCTGTCAAGGAGGAGGCCAAATCCCCAGAGAAGGCCAAGTCTCCTGTGAAGGATGAGGCCAAGGCTCCTGGGAAGGAGGTCCTAAAGAAGGAGGAGGCCAAGTCCCCtgtgaaggaggaagaaaaacccCAGGAGGTGAGAGCCAAAGAGCCCCCaaagaaggcagaggaagagaaagctCCAGCCATACCCAAAGCTGAGGAGAAGAAGGACAGCAAGAAAGATGAGGTGCCCAAGAAGGAGGCTCCAAAGCCCGAGGAGAAGAAGGAGCCTGCTGTGGAAAAGCCCAAAGAACCCAAAGCTGAAGCCAAGAAGGAAGAGGCTGAAGATAAGAAAAAAGCAACCACCCCAGAGAAGGAGGCTCCTGCCAAGGGGAAGGAAGAGGCCAAGCCTAAAGAGAAGACTGAGGTGGCCAAGAAGGAACCAGATGATGCCAAGCCCAAAGAACCCAGCAAAGCAGCAGAAAAGCCAAAGAAGGAAGAGACGCCGGCAGCACCAGAGAAAAAAGACGCCAAGGAGGGGAAGGCCGCAGAAGCCAAGAAGCCTGAGGAGAAACCCAAAACAGAGGCCCAAGCCAAGGAACCTGGCAAGGAGGCCTCCACACCCGGGAAAGCCAAGGCTGAGAAATCCTCCAGCACAGACCAGAAAGACAGCAGACCTGCAGAGAAGGCCGCAGAAGATAAGGCCACCAAGGGAGAGAAGTAA
- the NEFH gene encoding neurofilament heavy polypeptide isoform X6: MSFSGADALLGAFAPLHGGGSLHYALARKGGAGGARSAAGSSSGFHSWARTSVSSVSASPSRFRGAGTTSSTDSLDTLSNGPEGCVVVARSEKEQLQVLNDRFAGYIDKVRQLEAHNRSLEGEAAALRQQQAGRAAMGELYEREVREMRGAVLRLGAARGQLRLEQEHLLEDIAHVRQRLDDEARQREEAEAATRALARFAQEAEAARVELQKKAQALQEECGYLRRHHQEEVGELLGQIQSSSAAQTQAEARDALKCDVTSALREIRAQLEGHTVQSTLQSEEWFRVRLDRLSEAAKVNTDAMRSAQEEISEYRRQLQARTTELETLKSTKDSLERQRSELEDRHQADIASYQEAIQQLDAELRNTKWEMAAQLREYQDLLNVKMALDIEIAAYRKLLEGEECRIGFGPSPFLLPEGLPKIPSVSTHIKVKSEEKIKMVEKSEKETVIVEEQTEEVQVTEEVTEEEEKEAKEEEGEAVKSPPAEEAASPEKEEAKSPAEAKSPEKAKSPVKEEAKSPQKEEAKSPAEVKSPEKAKSPVEAKSPEKAKSPVKEEAKSPEKAKSPVEAKSPEKAKSPMKEEAKSPEKVKSPVEAKSPEKEEAKSPEKAKSPEKAKSPVKEEAKSPEKAKSPVEAKSPVKEEAKSPEKAKSPVEAKSPEKAKSPVKEEAKSPEKAKSPVKEEAKSPEKAKSPVKEEAKSPEKAKSPVKEEAKSPEKAKSPVKEEAKSPEKAKSPVEAKSPEKAKSPAKEEAKSPEKAKSPAKEEAKSPEKAKSPEKPKSPVKEEAKSPEKPKSPVKEEAKSPEKPKSPVKEEAKSPEKAKSPVKDEAKAPGKEVLKKEEAKSPVKEEEKPQEVRAKEPPKKAEEEKAPAIPKAEEKKDSKKDEVPKKEAPKPEEKKEPAVEKPKEPKAEAKKEEAEDKKKATTPEKEAPAKGKEEAKPKEKTEVAKKEPDDAKPKEPSKAAEKPKKEETPAAPEKKDAKEGKAAEAKKPEEKPKTEAQAKEPGKEASTPGKAKAEKSSSTDQKDSRPAEKAAEDKATKGEK, translated from the exons ATGAGCTTCAGCGGCGCCGACGCGCTGCTGGGCGCCTTCGCGCCGCTCCACGGAGGCGGCAGCTTGCACTATGCACTGGCTCGCAAAGGCGGCGCCGGCGGAGCGCGCTCTGCAGCCGGCTCCTCCAGCGGATTCCACTCATGGGCGCGGACCTCCGTGAGCTCCGTGTCGGCCTCCCCGAGCCGCTTCCGAGGCGCCGGGACTACCTCCAGCACCGACTCGCTAGACACCCTGAGCAACGGACCGGAGGGCTGCGTGGTGGTGGCGCGCAGTGAGAAGGAGCAGCTGCAGGTGCTGAACGACCGCTTCGCGGGCTACATCGACAAGGTGCGGCAGCTCGAGGCGCATAACCGCAGCCTGGAGGGCGAGGCGGCGGCGCTGCGGCAGCAGCAGGCGGGCCGCGCAGCCATGGGCGAGCTGTACGAGCGCGAGGTGCGCGAGATGCGCGGCGCAGTGCTGCGCTTGGGCGCGGCTCGCGGCCAGCTGCGCCTGGAGCAGGAGCACCTGCTGGAGGACATCGCGCACGTGCGCCAGCGCCTGGACGACGAGGCCCGGCAGCGCGAGGAGGCCGAGGCAGCGACGCGCGCACTGGCCCGCTTTGCGCAGGAGGCCGAGGCGGCGCGCGTCGAGCTGCAGAAGAAGGCACAAGCCCTGCAGGAAGAGTGCGGCTACCTGCGGCGTCACCACCAGGAGGAGGTGGGCGAGCTGCTCGGCCAGATCCAGAGCAGCAGCGCCGCGCAGACGCAGGCCGAGGCGCGCGATGCCCTCAAGTGCGACGTGACGTCGGCCCTGCGCGAGATCCGCGCGCAGCTTGAAGGCCACACGGTGCAGAGCACGCTTCAGTCCGAGGAGTGGTTCCGAG TGAGGCTGGACCGACTGTCCGAGGCAGCCAAGGTGAACACAGACGCCATGCGCTCAGCACAGGAGGAGATATCTGAGTACCGGCGCCAGCTGCAGGCCAGGACCACAGAGCTGGAGACGCTCAAAAGCACCAAGGACTCACTGGAGAGGCAGCGCTCTGAGCTGGAGGACCGTCACCAGGCTGACATCGCATCCTACcag GAGGCCATCCAGCAGCTGGATGCAGAGCTGAGGAACACCAAGTGGGAGATGGCAGCCCAGCTCCGAGAGTACCAGGATCTACTCAATGTCAAGATGGCTCTGGACATTGAGATCGCTGCTTACAG AAAACTCCTGGAGGGTGAAGAATGTCGAATTGGCTTTGGCCCGAGTCCTTTCCTCCTTCCAGAAGGACTCCCCAAGATCCCCTCCGTGTCCACTCACATCAAAGTCAAAAGTGAAGAGAAGATCAAGATGGtagaaaagtcagagaaggaaactgtGATTGTGGAGGAACAGACAGAGGAGGTCCAAGTGACTGAAGAAGTGactgaagaagaagagaaagaggccaaagaggaggaaggagaagcagTAAAGTCTCCCCCAGCAGAAGAGGCTGCATCCCCAGAGAAGGAGGAGGCCAAGTCACCAGCCGAGGCCAAGTCCCCAGAGAAGGCCAAGTCCCCTGTGAAGGAGGAGGCCAAGTCCCCACAGAAGGAAGAGGCCAAGTCACCAGCTGAGGTGAAGTCCCCTGAGAAGGCCAAGTCCCCCGTGGAGGCCAAGTCCCCAGAGAAGGCCAAGTCCCCTGTGAAGGAAGAAGCCAAATCCCCAGAGAAGGCCAAGTCCCCAGTGGAGGCCAAGTCTCCAGAAAAGGCCAAGTCCCCCATGAAGGAAGAGGCCAAGTCCCCAGAGAAGGTCAAATCCCCAGTGGAGGCCAAATCCCCAGAGAAGGAGGAGGCCAAGTCCCCAGAGAAGGCCAAGTCCCCAGAGAAAGCCAAGTCCCCTGTGAAGGAAGAGGCCAAGTCCCCAGAGAAGGCCAAGTCCCCAGTGGAAGCCAAGTCCCCTGTGAAGGAGGAGGCCAAGTCCCCAGAGAAGGCCAAGTCTCCAGTGGAGGCCAAGTCGCCAGAGAAGGCCAAGTCTCCTGTGAAGGAGGAGGCCAAGTCCCCAGAGAAGGCCAAGTCTCCTGTGAAGGAGGAGGCCAAGTCCCCAGAGAAGGCCAAGTCTCCTGTGAAAGAGGAGGCCAAGTCCCCAGAGAAGGCCAAGTCTCCTGTGAAGGAGGAGGCCAAGTCGCCAGAGAAGGCCAAGTCTCCTGTGAAAGAGGAGGCCAAGTCCCCAGAGAAGGCCAAGTCCCCAGTAGAGGCCAAGTCCCCAGAGAAGGCCAAGTCTCCTGCGAAGGAGGAG GCCAAGTCCCCAGAGAAGGCCAAGTCTCCTGCGAAGGAGGAGGCCAAGTCCCCAGAGAAGGCCAAGtccccagagaagcccaaaagccCTGTGAAGGAGGAGGCCAAGtccccagagaagcccaaaagccCTGTGAAGGAGGAGGCCAAGtccccagagaagcccaaaagccCTGTCAAGGAGGAGGCCAAATCCCCAGAGAAGGCCAAGTCTCCTGTGAAGGATGAGGCCAAGGCTCCTGGGAAGGAGGTCCTAAAGAAGGAGGAGGCCAAGTCCCCtgtgaaggaggaagaaaaacccCAGGAGGTGAGAGCCAAAGAGCCCCCaaagaaggcagaggaagagaaagctCCAGCCATACCCAAAGCTGAGGAGAAGAAGGACAGCAAGAAAGATGAGGTGCCCAAGAAGGAGGCTCCAAAGCCCGAGGAGAAGAAGGAGCCTGCTGTGGAAAAGCCCAAAGAACCCAAAGCTGAAGCCAAGAAGGAAGAGGCTGAAGATAAGAAAAAAGCAACCACCCCAGAGAAGGAGGCTCCTGCCAAGGGGAAGGAAGAGGCCAAGCCTAAAGAGAAGACTGAGGTGGCCAAGAAGGAACCAGATGATGCCAAGCCCAAAGAACCCAGCAAAGCAGCAGAAAAGCCAAAGAAGGAAGAGACGCCGGCAGCACCAGAGAAAAAAGACGCCAAGGAGGGGAAGGCCGCAGAAGCCAAGAAGCCTGAGGAGAAACCCAAAACAGAGGCCCAAGCCAAGGAACCTGGCAAGGAGGCCTCCACACCCGGGAAAGCCAAGGCTGAGAAATCCTCCAGCACAGACCAGAAAGACAGCAGACCTGCAGAGAAGGCCGCAGAAGATAAGGCCACCAAGGGAGAGAAGTAA
- the NEFH gene encoding neurofilament heavy polypeptide isoform X1 codes for MSFSGADALLGAFAPLHGGGSLHYALARKGGAGGARSAAGSSSGFHSWARTSVSSVSASPSRFRGAGTTSSTDSLDTLSNGPEGCVVVARSEKEQLQVLNDRFAGYIDKVRQLEAHNRSLEGEAAALRQQQAGRAAMGELYEREVREMRGAVLRLGAARGQLRLEQEHLLEDIAHVRQRLDDEARQREEAEAATRALARFAQEAEAARVELQKKAQALQEECGYLRRHHQEEVGELLGQIQSSSAAQTQAEARDALKCDVTSALREIRAQLEGHTVQSTLQSEEWFRVRLDRLSEAAKVNTDAMRSAQEEISEYRRQLQARTTELETLKSTKDSLERQRSELEDRHQADIASYQEAIQQLDAELRNTKWEMAAQLREYQDLLNVKMALDIEIAAYRKLLEGEECRIGFGPSPFLLPEGLPKIPSVSTHIKVKSEEKIKMVEKSEKETVIVEEQTEEVQVTEEVTEEEEKEAKEEEGEAVKSPPAEEAASPEKEEAKSPAEAKSPEKAKSPVKEEAKSPQKEEAKSPAEVKSPEKAKSPVEAKSPEKAKSPVKEEAKSPEKAKSPVEAKSPEKAKSPMKEEAKSPEKVKSPVEAKSPEKEEAKSPEKAKSPEKAKSPVKEEAKSPEKAKSPVEAKSPVKEEAKSPEKAKSPVEAKSPEKAKSPVKEEAKSPEKAKSPVKEEAKSPEKAKSPVKEEAKSPEKAKSPVKEEAKSPEKAKSPVKEEAKSPEKAKSPVEAKSPEKAKSPAKEEAKSPEKAKSPVKEEAKSPEKAKSPVKEEAKSPEKAKSPAKEEAKSPEKAKSPEKPKSPVKEEAKSPEKPKSPVKEEAKSPEKPKSPVKEEAKSPEKAKSPVKDEAKAPGKEVLKKEEAKSPVKEEEKPQEVRAKEPPKKAEEEKAPAIPKAEEKKDSKKDEVPKKEAPKPEEKKEPAVEKPKEPKAEAKKEEAEDKKKATTPEKEAPAKGKEEAKPKEKTEVAKKEPDDAKPKEPSKAAEKPKKEETPAAPEKKDAKEGKAAEAKKPEEKPKTEAQAKEPGKEASTPGKAKAEKSSSTDQKDSRPAEKAAEDKATKGEK; via the exons ATGAGCTTCAGCGGCGCCGACGCGCTGCTGGGCGCCTTCGCGCCGCTCCACGGAGGCGGCAGCTTGCACTATGCACTGGCTCGCAAAGGCGGCGCCGGCGGAGCGCGCTCTGCAGCCGGCTCCTCCAGCGGATTCCACTCATGGGCGCGGACCTCCGTGAGCTCCGTGTCGGCCTCCCCGAGCCGCTTCCGAGGCGCCGGGACTACCTCCAGCACCGACTCGCTAGACACCCTGAGCAACGGACCGGAGGGCTGCGTGGTGGTGGCGCGCAGTGAGAAGGAGCAGCTGCAGGTGCTGAACGACCGCTTCGCGGGCTACATCGACAAGGTGCGGCAGCTCGAGGCGCATAACCGCAGCCTGGAGGGCGAGGCGGCGGCGCTGCGGCAGCAGCAGGCGGGCCGCGCAGCCATGGGCGAGCTGTACGAGCGCGAGGTGCGCGAGATGCGCGGCGCAGTGCTGCGCTTGGGCGCGGCTCGCGGCCAGCTGCGCCTGGAGCAGGAGCACCTGCTGGAGGACATCGCGCACGTGCGCCAGCGCCTGGACGACGAGGCCCGGCAGCGCGAGGAGGCCGAGGCAGCGACGCGCGCACTGGCCCGCTTTGCGCAGGAGGCCGAGGCGGCGCGCGTCGAGCTGCAGAAGAAGGCACAAGCCCTGCAGGAAGAGTGCGGCTACCTGCGGCGTCACCACCAGGAGGAGGTGGGCGAGCTGCTCGGCCAGATCCAGAGCAGCAGCGCCGCGCAGACGCAGGCCGAGGCGCGCGATGCCCTCAAGTGCGACGTGACGTCGGCCCTGCGCGAGATCCGCGCGCAGCTTGAAGGCCACACGGTGCAGAGCACGCTTCAGTCCGAGGAGTGGTTCCGAG TGAGGCTGGACCGACTGTCCGAGGCAGCCAAGGTGAACACAGACGCCATGCGCTCAGCACAGGAGGAGATATCTGAGTACCGGCGCCAGCTGCAGGCCAGGACCACAGAGCTGGAGACGCTCAAAAGCACCAAGGACTCACTGGAGAGGCAGCGCTCTGAGCTGGAGGACCGTCACCAGGCTGACATCGCATCCTACcag GAGGCCATCCAGCAGCTGGATGCAGAGCTGAGGAACACCAAGTGGGAGATGGCAGCCCAGCTCCGAGAGTACCAGGATCTACTCAATGTCAAGATGGCTCTGGACATTGAGATCGCTGCTTACAG AAAACTCCTGGAGGGTGAAGAATGTCGAATTGGCTTTGGCCCGAGTCCTTTCCTCCTTCCAGAAGGACTCCCCAAGATCCCCTCCGTGTCCACTCACATCAAAGTCAAAAGTGAAGAGAAGATCAAGATGGtagaaaagtcagagaaggaaactgtGATTGTGGAGGAACAGACAGAGGAGGTCCAAGTGACTGAAGAAGTGactgaagaagaagagaaagaggccaaagaggaggaaggagaagcagTAAAGTCTCCCCCAGCAGAAGAGGCTGCATCCCCAGAGAAGGAGGAGGCCAAGTCACCAGCCGAGGCCAAGTCCCCAGAGAAGGCCAAGTCCCCTGTGAAGGAGGAGGCCAAGTCCCCACAGAAGGAAGAGGCCAAGTCACCAGCTGAGGTGAAGTCCCCTGAGAAGGCCAAGTCCCCCGTGGAGGCCAAGTCCCCAGAGAAGGCCAAGTCCCCTGTGAAGGAAGAAGCCAAATCCCCAGAGAAGGCCAAGTCCCCAGTGGAGGCCAAGTCTCCAGAAAAGGCCAAGTCCCCCATGAAGGAAGAGGCCAAGTCCCCAGAGAAGGTCAAATCCCCAGTGGAGGCCAAATCCCCAGAGAAGGAGGAGGCCAAGTCCCCAGAGAAGGCCAAGTCCCCAGAGAAAGCCAAGTCCCCTGTGAAGGAAGAGGCCAAGTCCCCAGAGAAGGCCAAGTCCCCAGTGGAAGCCAAGTCCCCTGTGAAGGAGGAGGCCAAGTCCCCAGAGAAGGCCAAGTCTCCAGTGGAGGCCAAGTCGCCAGAGAAGGCCAAGTCTCCTGTGAAGGAGGAGGCCAAGTCCCCAGAGAAGGCCAAGTCTCCTGTGAAGGAGGAGGCCAAGTCCCCAGAGAAGGCCAAGTCTCCTGTGAAAGAGGAGGCCAAGTCCCCAGAGAAGGCCAAGTCTCCTGTGAAGGAGGAGGCCAAGTCGCCAGAGAAGGCCAAGTCTCCTGTGAAAGAGGAGGCCAAGTCCCCAGAGAAGGCCAAGTCCCCAGTAGAGGCCAAGTCCCCAGAGAAGGCCAAGTCTCCTGCGAAGGAGGAGGCCAAGTCGCCAGAGAAGGCCAAGTCTCCTGTGAAAGAGGAGGCCAAGTCCCCAGAGAAGGCCAAGTCTCCTGTGAAAGAGGAGGCCAAGTCCCCAGAGAAGGCCAAGTCTCCTGCGAAGGAGGAGGCCAAGTCCCCAGAGAAGGCCAAGtccccagagaagcccaaaagccCTGTGAAGGAGGAGGCCAAGtccccagagaagcccaaaagccCTGTGAAGGAGGAGGCCAAGtccccagagaagcccaaaagccCTGTCAAGGAGGAGGCCAAATCCCCAGAGAAGGCCAAGTCTCCTGTGAAGGATGAGGCCAAGGCTCCTGGGAAGGAGGTCCTAAAGAAGGAGGAGGCCAAGTCCCCtgtgaaggaggaagaaaaacccCAGGAGGTGAGAGCCAAAGAGCCCCCaaagaaggcagaggaagagaaagctCCAGCCATACCCAAAGCTGAGGAGAAGAAGGACAGCAAGAAAGATGAGGTGCCCAAGAAGGAGGCTCCAAAGCCCGAGGAGAAGAAGGAGCCTGCTGTGGAAAAGCCCAAAGAACCCAAAGCTGAAGCCAAGAAGGAAGAGGCTGAAGATAAGAAAAAAGCAACCACCCCAGAGAAGGAGGCTCCTGCCAAGGGGAAGGAAGAGGCCAAGCCTAAAGAGAAGACTGAGGTGGCCAAGAAGGAACCAGATGATGCCAAGCCCAAAGAACCCAGCAAAGCAGCAGAAAAGCCAAAGAAGGAAGAGACGCCGGCAGCACCAGAGAAAAAAGACGCCAAGGAGGGGAAGGCCGCAGAAGCCAAGAAGCCTGAGGAGAAACCCAAAACAGAGGCCCAAGCCAAGGAACCTGGCAAGGAGGCCTCCACACCCGGGAAAGCCAAGGCTGAGAAATCCTCCAGCACAGACCAGAAAGACAGCAGACCTGCAGAGAAGGCCGCAGAAGATAAGGCCACCAAGGGAGAGAAGTAA